In Amycolatopsis endophytica, the following are encoded in one genomic region:
- a CDS encoding cob(I)yrinic acid a,c-diamide adenosyltransferase, whose translation MPVRINRVYTRVGDNGTTALGDGSRVPKTDPRLAAYADVDETNSVVGLAVAMGGLTEEIAVVLRRVQNDLFDVGADLCAPVVPDPEFPPLRITEPYIERLEGWCDEFNERLPKLTSFILPGGTPGAAFLHQARTVSRRAERAGWALVEADPDRTNALAVKYLNRLSDLLFILARLANPDGDVLWQPGGAEA comes from the coding sequence ATGCCCGTACGGATCAACCGCGTGTACACCAGGGTCGGCGACAACGGCACGACCGCGCTCGGGGACGGCTCACGGGTGCCGAAGACCGACCCGCGGCTGGCCGCCTACGCCGACGTCGACGAGACGAACTCGGTGGTCGGGCTGGCCGTCGCGATGGGCGGGCTGACCGAGGAGATCGCGGTGGTGCTGCGCCGCGTCCAGAACGATTTGTTCGACGTGGGCGCCGACCTGTGCGCTCCGGTGGTGCCCGACCCCGAATTCCCTCCGTTGCGCATCACCGAGCCCTACATCGAACGGCTCGAAGGCTGGTGCGACGAGTTCAACGAGCGCCTGCCGAAGCTGACGTCGTTCATCCTGCCCGGCGGCACGCCCGGCGCCGCGTTCCTGCACCAGGCCCGCACGGTGAGCCGCCGCGCCGAACGAGCAGGCTGGGCACTGGTCGAGGCGGACCCGGACCGCACGAACGCGCTGGCGGTCAAGTACCTCAACCGGCTCTCCGATCTGCTCTTCATCCTGGCCCGGCTGGCCAACCCGGACGGCGACGTGCTGTGGCAGCCCGGCGGCGCGGAGGCCTGA
- a CDS encoding type II toxin-antitoxin system VapC family toxin — protein sequence MLLVDVNVLVQAFRADLPRHDEFRAWLESRLVGAEPVAISELVLSGVVRLVTNHRVFREPSSPEKAFGFCEAVRQAPAAIAARPGPRHWDIFAGLCRSVGARANLVPDAYHAALAIELGATWVSDDLDFAKFPGLRWARPLAEQVDTGSE from the coding sequence ATGCTGCTCGTTGACGTCAACGTGCTGGTCCAGGCGTTCCGGGCCGATCTTCCCCGGCACGATGAGTTCCGTGCCTGGCTGGAGTCGCGCCTCGTGGGTGCCGAGCCGGTCGCGATCAGTGAGCTGGTGCTGTCCGGGGTCGTCCGGCTGGTGACCAACCACCGAGTCTTCCGGGAGCCGAGTTCGCCCGAGAAGGCTTTCGGGTTCTGCGAGGCGGTCCGTCAGGCCCCGGCTGCGATCGCGGCTCGCCCGGGGCCGCGGCACTGGGACATCTTCGCCGGTCTGTGCCGCTCCGTGGGTGCACGGGCGAACCTCGTCCCGGACGCCTACCACGCCGCATTGGCCATCGAACTGGGCGCGACGTGGGTCAGCGACGACCTCGACTTCGCGAAGTTCCCCGGGCTGCGCTGGGCTCGGCCACTCGCCGAGCAGGTGGATACCGGGTCGGAATGA
- a CDS encoding DUF2191 domain-containing protein: protein MRTTVNIEDALLRDAKGLAARTGRSLGSVVEDALRVLLAEHEKAQRAAPEFALPTDGSGGLRPGVDLADKDAVAALLEDEHAWADAAR, encoded by the coding sequence ATGAGGACCACGGTCAATATCGAAGACGCGCTGCTGCGTGACGCGAAAGGTCTCGCGGCCCGCACCGGCAGGTCGCTGGGCTCGGTGGTCGAGGACGCGTTGCGGGTGCTGCTGGCCGAGCACGAGAAGGCGCAGCGGGCGGCGCCGGAGTTCGCGTTGCCCACGGACGGCTCGGGCGGACTGCGCCCCGGGGTGGACCTGGCGGACAAGGACGCGGTCGCTGCCCTGCTGGAGGACGAGCACGCCTGGGCCGATGCTGCTCGTTGA